Proteins found in one Larimichthys crocea isolate SSNF chromosome I, L_crocea_2.0, whole genome shotgun sequence genomic segment:
- the cdk5rap1 gene encoding mitochondrial tRNA methylthiotransferase CDK5RAP1 isoform X1, whose amino-acid sequence MDYFRTLRPLFTISQHWIRPRYCSNVAKSSVTSRERKFKSHISSGPSFQDFLKGVSVPKTPAADGQDCDTHSYLSEELHMGNSRKVYFETYGCQMNVNDTEIAWSILQRKGYQRTADLSEADVVLLVTCSIREKAEQTIWNRLQQLTAMKKRRLKTCTPMKIGILGCMAERLKVEILEREKLVDVLAGPDAYRDLPRLLTIAEGGQQASNVLLSLEETYADVMPVQHAPQGHSAFVSIMRGCDNMCSYCIVPFTRGRERSRPVSSILEEVRMLSDQGVKEVTLLGQNVNSYRDTSEEQFCGSDLTQLSRGFKTVYRTKQGGLRFSDLLDRVSCIDPDMRIRFTSPHPKDFPDEVLHLIAERKNICQQIHLPAQSGSSKILKAMRRGYTREAYFDLVRNIKTIIPEVSLSSDFISGFCGETEDDHQQTLSLIREVGYNVGFLFAYSMRKKTHAFHRLQDDVPAEVKQQRLEECISVFREEAAKVNGALVGSTELVLVEGESKRSAKDLCGRTDGNMKVIFPKEDVAVQPEDSDTAPVNAGDYVLVKISSANSQSLRGRAISHSSLGDPAKHYETVQTAV is encoded by the exons ATGGACTACTTCAGGACTTTAAGACCCTTGTTTACAATTTCCCAACACTGGATCCGACCCAGATACTGCTCCAATGTGGCTAAAAGCAGTGTTACTTCAAGAGAGAGGAAGTTCAAGTCCCACATATCCTCTGGTCCAAGTTTCCAGGATTTCCTCAAAGGAGTTTCAGTCCCAAAGACTCCTGCTGCAGATGGACaagactgtgacacacacagctATCTGTCTGAGGAGCTGCACATGGGCAATTCAAGAAAag TGTATTTTGAAACGTATGGATGCCAAATGAACGTGAACGACACAGAGATCGCCTGGTCCATTCTGCAGAGGAAGGGATATCAGCGCACGGCTGATCTGAGCGAG GCAGACGTTGTCCTTCTTGTAACCTGCTCCATAAG AGAAAAGGCTGAACAAACAATATGGAATCGCCTACAACAACTAACAGCTATGAAGAAGAGGCGGCTGAAGACCTGCACGCCGATGAAAATCGGGATTTTAG gCTGCATGGCAGAGAGGCTGAAGGTGGAGATTTTGGAGCGGGAGAAGCTGGTAGATGTTCTCGCTGGTCCAGACGCCTACCGGGACCTTCCCCGCCTCTTGACCATAGCCGAAGGAGGTCAACAGGCGAGCAACGTGTTGCTGTCGTTAGAGGAGACCTACGCTGACGTCATGCCCGTCCAGCATGCTCCTCAGGGACACAGTGCTTTTGT GTCCATCATGCGAGGCTGTGACAACATGTGCAGTTACTGCATCGTTCCCTTCACccgagggagagaaagaagtcGACCCGTCAGCTCCATACTTGAGGAAGTCCGTATGCTGTCTGACCAG GGTGTGAAGGAGGTGACTTTGCTGGGTCAGAACGTAAACAGCTACAGGGACACGTCAGAAGAACAGTTCTGTGGCTCAGACCTGACCCAGCTCAGTCGGGGGTTTAAGACCGTCTACAGGACCAAACAGGGAGGTCTGCGCTTCTCCGACCTTCTGGACAGAGTATCGTGCATCGATCCCGACATGAGGATCAGATTCACTTCCCCTCATCCCAAGGATTTTCCTGACGAG GTTTTGCATCTGATTGCGGAGCGAAAGAATATTTGTCAGCAGATCCACCTTCCAGCCCAGAGTGGAAGCAGCAAGATCCTGAAAGCAATGCGCCGTGG CTACACGAGAGAGGCCTACTTTGATCTTGTGAGGAACATCAAGACAATCATCCCAG AGGTGAGCCTCAGCAGTGACTTCATCTCGGGCTTCTGTGGCGAAACCGAGGACGACCACCAGCAGACTCTGTCTCTGATCAGAGAGGTGGGCTACAATGTCGGGTTCCTGTTCGCCTACAGCATGAGAAAG AAAACCCACGCCTTCCATCGGCTACAAGACGACGTGCCGGCagaggtgaagcagcagaggctggaGGAGTGTATCAGCGTATTCAGAGAGGAAGCTGCAAAGGTCAACGGCGCTCTCGTTGGCAGCACGGAGCTTGTCCTGGTGGAGGGA GAAAGTAAAAGATCTGCCAAGGACCTGTGTGGGAGAACTGACGGCAACATGAAAGTGATTTTCCCTAAAGAAGATGTTGCTGTTCAGCCTGAAGACTCCGACACGGCACCGGTCAATGCTGGAGACTATGTGCTGGTGAAG ATTTCGTCGGCCAACTCTCAGAGCCTGAGAGGCCGAGCCATCAGTCACAGCTCCCTCGGAGACCCAGCGAAACACTATGAGACTGTCCAGACAGCAGTTTGA
- the cdk5rap1 gene encoding mitochondrial tRNA methylthiotransferase CDK5RAP1 isoform X2: MDYFRTLRPLFTISQHWIRPRYCSNVAKSSVTSRERKFKSHISSGPSFQDFLKGVSVPKTPAADGQDCDTHSYLSEELHMGNSRKVYFETYGCQMNVNDTEIAWSILQRKGYQRTADLSEADVVLLVTCSIREKAEQTIWNRLQQLTAMKKRRLKTCTPMKIGILGCMAERLKVEILEREKLVDVLAGPDAYRDLPRLLTIAEGGQQASNVLLSLEETYADVMPVQHAPQGHSAFVSIMRGCDNMCSYCIVPFTRGRERSRPVSSILEEVRMLSDQGVKEVTLLGQNVNSYRDTSEEQFCGSDLTQLSRGFKTVYRTKQGGLRFSDLLDRVSCIDPDMRIRFTSPHPKDFPDEVLHLIAERKNICQQIHLPAQSGSSKILKAMRRGYTREAYFDLVRNIKTIIPEVSLSSDFISGFCGETEDDHQQTLSLIREVGYNVGFLFAYSMRKKTHAFHRLQDDVPAEVKQQRLEECISVFREEAAKVNGALVGSTELVLVEGVSTARMTDTSTHYYYYYYYYYYYYYYYYYCYRIIL, translated from the exons ATGGACTACTTCAGGACTTTAAGACCCTTGTTTACAATTTCCCAACACTGGATCCGACCCAGATACTGCTCCAATGTGGCTAAAAGCAGTGTTACTTCAAGAGAGAGGAAGTTCAAGTCCCACATATCCTCTGGTCCAAGTTTCCAGGATTTCCTCAAAGGAGTTTCAGTCCCAAAGACTCCTGCTGCAGATGGACaagactgtgacacacacagctATCTGTCTGAGGAGCTGCACATGGGCAATTCAAGAAAag TGTATTTTGAAACGTATGGATGCCAAATGAACGTGAACGACACAGAGATCGCCTGGTCCATTCTGCAGAGGAAGGGATATCAGCGCACGGCTGATCTGAGCGAG GCAGACGTTGTCCTTCTTGTAACCTGCTCCATAAG AGAAAAGGCTGAACAAACAATATGGAATCGCCTACAACAACTAACAGCTATGAAGAAGAGGCGGCTGAAGACCTGCACGCCGATGAAAATCGGGATTTTAG gCTGCATGGCAGAGAGGCTGAAGGTGGAGATTTTGGAGCGGGAGAAGCTGGTAGATGTTCTCGCTGGTCCAGACGCCTACCGGGACCTTCCCCGCCTCTTGACCATAGCCGAAGGAGGTCAACAGGCGAGCAACGTGTTGCTGTCGTTAGAGGAGACCTACGCTGACGTCATGCCCGTCCAGCATGCTCCTCAGGGACACAGTGCTTTTGT GTCCATCATGCGAGGCTGTGACAACATGTGCAGTTACTGCATCGTTCCCTTCACccgagggagagaaagaagtcGACCCGTCAGCTCCATACTTGAGGAAGTCCGTATGCTGTCTGACCAG GGTGTGAAGGAGGTGACTTTGCTGGGTCAGAACGTAAACAGCTACAGGGACACGTCAGAAGAACAGTTCTGTGGCTCAGACCTGACCCAGCTCAGTCGGGGGTTTAAGACCGTCTACAGGACCAAACAGGGAGGTCTGCGCTTCTCCGACCTTCTGGACAGAGTATCGTGCATCGATCCCGACATGAGGATCAGATTCACTTCCCCTCATCCCAAGGATTTTCCTGACGAG GTTTTGCATCTGATTGCGGAGCGAAAGAATATTTGTCAGCAGATCCACCTTCCAGCCCAGAGTGGAAGCAGCAAGATCCTGAAAGCAATGCGCCGTGG CTACACGAGAGAGGCCTACTTTGATCTTGTGAGGAACATCAAGACAATCATCCCAG AGGTGAGCCTCAGCAGTGACTTCATCTCGGGCTTCTGTGGCGAAACCGAGGACGACCACCAGCAGACTCTGTCTCTGATCAGAGAGGTGGGCTACAATGTCGGGTTCCTGTTCGCCTACAGCATGAGAAAG AAAACCCACGCCTTCCATCGGCTACAAGACGACGTGCCGGCagaggtgaagcagcagaggctggaGGAGTGTATCAGCGTATTCAGAGAGGAAGCTGCAAAGGTCAACGGCGCTCTCGTTGGCAGCACGGAGCTTGTCCTGGTGGAGGGAGTGAGTACTGCACGCATGACTGACACATCAacgcattat tattattattattattattattattattattattattattattattattgttataggATTATATTATAG
- the ghrh gene encoding somatoliberin, producing the protein MEKSALLLFCCLVMSLSGSPLYPSIRFGQRDTSILMTSSIKNPAEQLEEETSPPSERAELRTGRHADAIFTNSYRKVLGQISARKFLQTIMGKRLGDDSESYVKRQSDIYEGTYKDEVTSIQSNQRYRGVHGNIMRPRLLS; encoded by the exons ATGGAGAAAtctgcactgctgctgttttgttgccTGGTCATGTCTCTATCAGGCTCCCCGCTCTACCCATCCATCAG GTTCGGTCAGAGGGATACATCCATCCTGATGACATCCTCTATCAAGAATCCAGCAGAGCAGTTAGAGGAAGAGACGAGTCCCCCCAGTGAGCGAGCAGAGTTACG CACAGGACGCCACGCTGATGCCATCTTTACAAACAGTTACAGAAAAGTCCTGGGCCAAATCTCTGCCAGGAAGTTCCTGCAGACGATCATGGGCAAGCGGCTGGG AGACGACAGTGAGAGCTATGTGAAACGACAGTCAGATATATATGAAGGGACGTATAAAGATGAGGTTACATCCATCCAGAGCAATCAGAGATACAGAGGAGTGCATGGGAACATCATGAGGCCCAG ACTGCTGAGTTGA
- the cdk5rap1 gene encoding mitochondrial tRNA methylthiotransferase CDK5RAP1 isoform X3 has product MDYFRTLRPLFTISQHWIRPRYCSNVAKSSVTSRERKFKSHISSGPSFQDFLKGVSVPKTPAADGQDCDTHSYLSEELHMGNSRKVYFETYGCQMNVNDTEIAWSILQRKGYQRTADLSEADVVLLVTCSIREKAEQTIWNRLQQLTAMKKRRLKTCTPMKIGILGCMAERLKVEILEREKLVDVLAGPDAYRDLPRLLTIAEGGQQASNVLLSLEETYADVMPVQHAPQGHSAFVSIMRGCDNMCSYCIVPFTRGRERSRPVSSILEEVRMLSDQGVKEVTLLGQNVNSYRDTSEEQFCGSDLTQLSRGFKTVYRTKQGGLRFSDLLDRVSCIDPDMRIRFTSPHPKDFPDEVLHLIAERKNICQQIHLPAQSGSSKILKAMRRGYTREAYFDLVRNIKTIIPEVSLSSDFISGFCGETEDDHQQTLSLIREVGYNVGFLFAYSMRKKTHAFHRLQDDVPAEVKQQRLEECISVFREEAAKVNGALVGSTELVLVEGVSTARMTDTSTHYYYYYYYYYYYYYYYCYRIIL; this is encoded by the exons ATGGACTACTTCAGGACTTTAAGACCCTTGTTTACAATTTCCCAACACTGGATCCGACCCAGATACTGCTCCAATGTGGCTAAAAGCAGTGTTACTTCAAGAGAGAGGAAGTTCAAGTCCCACATATCCTCTGGTCCAAGTTTCCAGGATTTCCTCAAAGGAGTTTCAGTCCCAAAGACTCCTGCTGCAGATGGACaagactgtgacacacacagctATCTGTCTGAGGAGCTGCACATGGGCAATTCAAGAAAag TGTATTTTGAAACGTATGGATGCCAAATGAACGTGAACGACACAGAGATCGCCTGGTCCATTCTGCAGAGGAAGGGATATCAGCGCACGGCTGATCTGAGCGAG GCAGACGTTGTCCTTCTTGTAACCTGCTCCATAAG AGAAAAGGCTGAACAAACAATATGGAATCGCCTACAACAACTAACAGCTATGAAGAAGAGGCGGCTGAAGACCTGCACGCCGATGAAAATCGGGATTTTAG gCTGCATGGCAGAGAGGCTGAAGGTGGAGATTTTGGAGCGGGAGAAGCTGGTAGATGTTCTCGCTGGTCCAGACGCCTACCGGGACCTTCCCCGCCTCTTGACCATAGCCGAAGGAGGTCAACAGGCGAGCAACGTGTTGCTGTCGTTAGAGGAGACCTACGCTGACGTCATGCCCGTCCAGCATGCTCCTCAGGGACACAGTGCTTTTGT GTCCATCATGCGAGGCTGTGACAACATGTGCAGTTACTGCATCGTTCCCTTCACccgagggagagaaagaagtcGACCCGTCAGCTCCATACTTGAGGAAGTCCGTATGCTGTCTGACCAG GGTGTGAAGGAGGTGACTTTGCTGGGTCAGAACGTAAACAGCTACAGGGACACGTCAGAAGAACAGTTCTGTGGCTCAGACCTGACCCAGCTCAGTCGGGGGTTTAAGACCGTCTACAGGACCAAACAGGGAGGTCTGCGCTTCTCCGACCTTCTGGACAGAGTATCGTGCATCGATCCCGACATGAGGATCAGATTCACTTCCCCTCATCCCAAGGATTTTCCTGACGAG GTTTTGCATCTGATTGCGGAGCGAAAGAATATTTGTCAGCAGATCCACCTTCCAGCCCAGAGTGGAAGCAGCAAGATCCTGAAAGCAATGCGCCGTGG CTACACGAGAGAGGCCTACTTTGATCTTGTGAGGAACATCAAGACAATCATCCCAG AGGTGAGCCTCAGCAGTGACTTCATCTCGGGCTTCTGTGGCGAAACCGAGGACGACCACCAGCAGACTCTGTCTCTGATCAGAGAGGTGGGCTACAATGTCGGGTTCCTGTTCGCCTACAGCATGAGAAAG AAAACCCACGCCTTCCATCGGCTACAAGACGACGTGCCGGCagaggtgaagcagcagaggctggaGGAGTGTATCAGCGTATTCAGAGAGGAAGCTGCAAAGGTCAACGGCGCTCTCGTTGGCAGCACGGAGCTTGTCCTGGTGGAGGGAGTGAGTACTGCACGCATGACTGACACATCAacgc attattattattattattattattattattattattattattattattgttataggATTATATTATAG
- the rpn2 gene encoding dolichyl-diphosphooligosaccharide--protein glycosyltransferase subunit 2 isoform X2, with the protein MDRSRLLGFLLIGLALAGAQALTPTHYLSLSDVGRLQNLLSQQYTDLESAYYSVVGLTKLGATVPDHKGVCQFVKSQLDPTSVDSLFFAAETSQAISGCEIPVSNETRDILLAAVSEDSTMTQIHRAVSAISSLGLPLASQEVVGALTGRINKEDNVMAITSALLTAARLSQQAELGGILEEIEDLTARLDDLGGIYLQFEEGLEATAMFVTAAYSLSDHVDMEPPLKEDQVIQLVNSIFSKKSWDSLSEAFSVASAASALSSNRFHVPVVVSAQGPATVSHSQPTLQLLVTDVMSQPLVSANVLVESAFAVASKSVILSQAPFTLNDGVFELNFMSSQPASGYYQFTVAVTGDSRLVANHVELKVKVSTEVAVTNMDLSVVDKEQSIRTKTSRVDYPSKAKIPFTADSHLNFAMSFQLVDINTGVELTPHQTFVRLHNQKTGQEVVFVAEPDSKNLYKFELDTAERKSEFDSISGTYSLYLIVGDATLENPILWNVADVVLKFVDEEAPATIQPKTLYVPKPEIQHLFREPEKKPPTVVSNTFTALILSPFLLLLILWFKLGANISNFSFSPSTILFHVGHAAMLGLMYVYWTHLNMFQTLKYLAIIGGVTFLAGNRMLAQKAVKRIEKK; encoded by the exons ATGGACCGGTCGA GGCTGCTCGGGTTCCTCCTCATCGGCCTGGCTCTCGCTGGAGCACAGGCGCTCACACCGACGCATTACCTCTCCCTGTCGGACGTGGGTCGACTTCAGAACCTCCTGAGCCAACAATACACCGACCTGGAGTCCGCATATTACTCTGTTGTTGGTCTGACCAAGCTTGGGGCAACTGTTCCCGATCACAAG gGTGTGTGCCAGTTCGTCAAATCCCAGCTCGACCCCACTAGTGTTGACTCTCTCTTCTTTGCTGCTGAGACCAGTCAGGCCATTTCAGGATGTGAG ATCCCCGTGTCCAATGAAACCCGCGACATCCTCCTGGCAGCCGTCAGCGAAGATTCCACCATGACTCAGATTCATCGGGCCGTGAGCGCCATCAGCTCTCTGGGGCTTCCTCTGGCTTCCCAGGAAGTTGTAGGTGCCTTGACAGGTCGCATCAACAAGGAAGACAATGTTATGGC TATCACTTCAGCTCTGCTGACAGCAGCCCGCCTGTCCCAGCAGGCAGAACTTGGGGGAATACTGGAGGAGATTGAG GATCTGACCGCTCGTCTGGATGATCTTGGTGGCATCTACCTTCAGTTTGAGGAGGGACTCGAGGCGACTGCCATGTTTGTGACTGCTGCGTACTCCCTGTCAGATCACGTGGACATGGAGCCCCCTCTGAAGGAG GACCAAGTCATCCAGCTGGTGAACTCCATCTTCAGCAAGAAATCCTGGGACTCTCTCTCTGAGGCCTTCAGCGTGGCGAGCgccgcctctgctctctccAGCAACCGCTTCCACGTACCAGTCGTCGTCAGTGCTCAAGGCCCAGCCACAGTGTCCCACAGCCAGCCCACCCTGCAG CTCCTTGTTACTGATGTCATGTCTCAACCTCTGGTCTCAGCCAACGTGCTCGTGGAATCTGCGTTCGCAGTGGCCTCTAAGAGCGTCATTCTCAGCCAGGCACCATTCACGCTGAATGA TGGCGTCTTTGAACTGAACTTCATGTCTAGCCAGCCAGCCAGTGGATATTACCAGTTTACCGTGGCAGTGACTGGAGATAGCCGCCTGGTTGCCAATCATGTCGAG CTGAAAGTGAAGGTGTCCACTGAGGTGGCTGTCACTAACATGGACCTCTCTGTGGTGGATAAGGAACAGAGCATACGCACAAAGACCAGCAG GGTGGACTATCCTTCCAAAGCCAAGATCCCCTTTACCGCAGACAGCCACCTGAACTTTGCCATGTCCTTCCAACTGGTCGACATCAACACTGGAGTGGAGCTTACCCCTCACCAG ACTTTTGTCCGCCTGCACAATCAGAAAACTGGCCAAGAGGTCGTGTTTGTGGCTGAACCCGACAGCAAGAATCTGTACAAGTTTGAGTTGGACACAGCAGAACGCAAGTCAGAGTTTGACTCCATCTCTGGCACCTATTCACTTTATCTCATCGTTGGGGACGCCACCTTGGAGAATCCCATCTTGTGGAATGTG GCTGACGTTGTTCTGAAGTTTGTGGATGAGGAGGCCCCAGCTACTATTCAGCCCAAGACTCTTTATGTCCCCAAACCAGAGATCCAG CACTTATTCAGAGAACCAGAGAAGAAGCCTCCCACGGTGGTTTCCAACACCTTCACTGCACTTATCCTGTCTcccttcctgctgctgctcatcctG TGGTTTAAGCTCGGCGCCAACATCTCCAACTTCAGCTTCTCTCCCAGCACCATTCTGTTCCACGTAGGACACGCAG ccatGCTGGGCCTGATGTACGTCTACTGGACCCATCTGAACATGTTCCAGACCCTGAAGTACCTGGCGATTATCGGCGGTGTAACTTTCCTCGCCGGGAACCGCATGCTGGCCCAGAAAGCAGTGAAGAG AATTGAGAAAAAATAA
- the rpn2 gene encoding dolichyl-diphosphooligosaccharide--protein glycosyltransferase subunit 2 isoform X1, producing the protein MDRSRLLGFLLIGLALAGAQALTPTHYLSLSDVGRLQNLLSQQYTDLESAYYSVVGLTKLGATVPDHKGVCQFVKSQLDPTSVDSLFFAAETSQAISGCEIPVSNETRDILLAAVSEDSTMTQIHRAVSAISSLGLPLASQEVVGALTGRINKEDNVMAITSALLTAARLSQQAELGGILEEIEDLTARLDDLGGIYLQFEEGLEATAMFVTAAYSLSDHVDMEPPLKEDQVIQLVNSIFSKKSWDSLSEAFSVASAASALSSNRFHVPVVVSAQGPATVSHSQPTLQLLVTDVMSQPLVSANVLVESAFAVASKSVILSQAPFTLNDGVFELNFMSSQPASGYYQFTVAVTGDSRLVANHVELKVKVSTEVAVTNMDLSVVDKEQSIRTKTSRVDYPSKAKIPFTADSHLNFAMSFQLVDINTGVELTPHQTFVRLHNQKTGQEVVFVAEPDSKNLYKFELDTAERKSEFDSISGTYSLYLIVGDATLENPILWNVADVVLKFVDEEAPATIQPKTLYVPKPEIQHLFREPEKKPPTVVSNTFTALILSPFLLLLILWFKLGANISNFSFSPSTILFHVGHAAMLGLMYVYWTHLNMFQTLKYLAIIGGVTFLAGNRMLAQKAVKRIAAEQSSRLAKYRSLR; encoded by the exons ATGGACCGGTCGA GGCTGCTCGGGTTCCTCCTCATCGGCCTGGCTCTCGCTGGAGCACAGGCGCTCACACCGACGCATTACCTCTCCCTGTCGGACGTGGGTCGACTTCAGAACCTCCTGAGCCAACAATACACCGACCTGGAGTCCGCATATTACTCTGTTGTTGGTCTGACCAAGCTTGGGGCAACTGTTCCCGATCACAAG gGTGTGTGCCAGTTCGTCAAATCCCAGCTCGACCCCACTAGTGTTGACTCTCTCTTCTTTGCTGCTGAGACCAGTCAGGCCATTTCAGGATGTGAG ATCCCCGTGTCCAATGAAACCCGCGACATCCTCCTGGCAGCCGTCAGCGAAGATTCCACCATGACTCAGATTCATCGGGCCGTGAGCGCCATCAGCTCTCTGGGGCTTCCTCTGGCTTCCCAGGAAGTTGTAGGTGCCTTGACAGGTCGCATCAACAAGGAAGACAATGTTATGGC TATCACTTCAGCTCTGCTGACAGCAGCCCGCCTGTCCCAGCAGGCAGAACTTGGGGGAATACTGGAGGAGATTGAG GATCTGACCGCTCGTCTGGATGATCTTGGTGGCATCTACCTTCAGTTTGAGGAGGGACTCGAGGCGACTGCCATGTTTGTGACTGCTGCGTACTCCCTGTCAGATCACGTGGACATGGAGCCCCCTCTGAAGGAG GACCAAGTCATCCAGCTGGTGAACTCCATCTTCAGCAAGAAATCCTGGGACTCTCTCTCTGAGGCCTTCAGCGTGGCGAGCgccgcctctgctctctccAGCAACCGCTTCCACGTACCAGTCGTCGTCAGTGCTCAAGGCCCAGCCACAGTGTCCCACAGCCAGCCCACCCTGCAG CTCCTTGTTACTGATGTCATGTCTCAACCTCTGGTCTCAGCCAACGTGCTCGTGGAATCTGCGTTCGCAGTGGCCTCTAAGAGCGTCATTCTCAGCCAGGCACCATTCACGCTGAATGA TGGCGTCTTTGAACTGAACTTCATGTCTAGCCAGCCAGCCAGTGGATATTACCAGTTTACCGTGGCAGTGACTGGAGATAGCCGCCTGGTTGCCAATCATGTCGAG CTGAAAGTGAAGGTGTCCACTGAGGTGGCTGTCACTAACATGGACCTCTCTGTGGTGGATAAGGAACAGAGCATACGCACAAAGACCAGCAG GGTGGACTATCCTTCCAAAGCCAAGATCCCCTTTACCGCAGACAGCCACCTGAACTTTGCCATGTCCTTCCAACTGGTCGACATCAACACTGGAGTGGAGCTTACCCCTCACCAG ACTTTTGTCCGCCTGCACAATCAGAAAACTGGCCAAGAGGTCGTGTTTGTGGCTGAACCCGACAGCAAGAATCTGTACAAGTTTGAGTTGGACACAGCAGAACGCAAGTCAGAGTTTGACTCCATCTCTGGCACCTATTCACTTTATCTCATCGTTGGGGACGCCACCTTGGAGAATCCCATCTTGTGGAATGTG GCTGACGTTGTTCTGAAGTTTGTGGATGAGGAGGCCCCAGCTACTATTCAGCCCAAGACTCTTTATGTCCCCAAACCAGAGATCCAG CACTTATTCAGAGAACCAGAGAAGAAGCCTCCCACGGTGGTTTCCAACACCTTCACTGCACTTATCCTGTCTcccttcctgctgctgctcatcctG TGGTTTAAGCTCGGCGCCAACATCTCCAACTTCAGCTTCTCTCCCAGCACCATTCTGTTCCACGTAGGACACGCAG ccatGCTGGGCCTGATGTACGTCTACTGGACCCATCTGAACATGTTCCAGACCCTGAAGTACCTGGCGATTATCGGCGGTGTAACTTTCCTCGCCGGGAACCGCATGCTGGCCCAGAAAGCAGTGAAGAG GATTGCAGCAGAGCAAAGTAGTAGGTTGGCAAAGTATAGGAGCCTACGATAG
- the LOC104934020 gene encoding bactericidal permeability-increasing protein, whose product MFFSCWLALGALIPATLSINPGVKVELTRKGLEYGRQLGMVSIQRKLKTIKIPDFSGSQSVAPIGKVQYSLSNMQIDNVQLPQSALDLVPGSGVRLSISNAFISLHGNWRVKYLKIIKDSGTFDLKVSGLSITTTIATKSDETGRPVVSTVNCSATVNSATIKFHHGASWLYNLFKKFVSKALRQAMEKKMCPLVANAVNDMNPYLKTLNVVAKVDQYAEIEYSMVSSPTIANSSVDLSLKGEFYNIGKHQEPPFSPTAFSMPPEVNNMLYIGLSAFTTNSAAFVYNKAGALSLYITDDMLPKSSPIRLNTRTFGVVIPQIAKLFPGLMMKLLVKTVKTPVITFEPSNVTVQATASVTAYAIQSNGTLTPLFVLNLDASVSAQVFVSGMRLAGAVTLNNMELTLGTSYVGEFQVKALHSIFQMVLKVVVIPKLNAQLAKGYPLPTLGKMKLVNTQLQVLKDYMLIGTDVQFKD is encoded by the exons ATGTTCTTTAGCTGTTGGCTGGCTCTGGGGGCTTTGATCCCTGCGACCTTAAGCATCAATCCCGGGGTAAAGGTAGAACTAACAAGAAAAGGCCTTGAATATG GCAGGCAACTGGGGATGGTTTCAATCCAGAGGAAACTCAAAACCATCAAAATCCCAGATTTCTCAGGGTCACAGTCGGTGGCTCCCATAGGCAAAGTCCAGTACAGCCTGTCAAA TATGCAAATAGACAATGTGCAATTACCACAGTCTGCGCTGGATCTGGTGCCAGGGTCTGGTGTCAGACTGTCTATTAGTAACGCCTTCATCAGCCTACATGGAAACTGGAGGGTTAAGTACCTCAAAATAAT AAAGGACAGTGGCACTTTTGATTTGAAGGTGAGCGGACTCTCCATCACTACAACCATTGCTACTAAGAGTGACGAGACAGGCCGGCCAGTGGTCAGTACTGTCAACTGTTCGGCCACTGTCAACAGTGCGACCATCAAATTCCACCATGGAGCCAG CTGGCTGTACAATCTCTTCAAGAAATTCGTTAGTAAAGCTTTGCGACAAGCAATGGAGAAAAAG ATGTGCCCTCTGGTGGCTAATGCAGTAAATGATATGAACCCTTATTTGAAAACTCTCAACG TTGTAGCCAAAGTGGACCAGTATGCAGAGATTGAATACTCCATGGTGTCATCGCCCACAATTGCTAATTCTTCCGTTGACTTGAGCTTGAAG GGCGAATTTTACAACATCGGGAAGCATCAGGAGCCTCCATTCTCCCCCACAGCCTTTTCCATGCCGCCTGAGGTCAACAACATGTTGTACATCGGCCTGTCCGCCTTTACCACCAACTCTGCAGCCTTTGTCTACAACAAAGCTGGAGCCCTGAGCCTTTACATCACAGATGACATG CTCCCTAAAAGCTCTCCCATCCGACTCAACACCAGAACGTTCGGAGTCGTCATCCCGCAG ATTGCCAAGCTTTTCCCAGGTCTGATGATGAAACTGCTGGTGAAGACAGTGAAAACCCCCGTCATCACTTTTGAACCCAGCAATGTGACAGTTCAGGCAACTGCCTCGGTGACAGCATACGCTATCCAATCCAACGGCACCCTTACCCCTCTCTTTGTCCTGAACTTG GATGCCAGTGTCAGCGCCCAAGTATTTGTCAGTGGAATGCGGCTGGCTGGAGCTGTCACCCTCAACAA CATGGAACTGACCTTGGGGACAAGTTATGTGGGAGAGTTTCAG GTCAAAGCCCTTCACAGCATCTTCCAGATGGTCCTCAAAGTGGTAGTGATACCTAAGCTGAATG CTCAACTTGCAAAAGGATACCCACTTCCTACACTTGGAAAGATGAAGCTTGTGAACACTCAGCTTCAGGTCCTAAAG GACTACATGCTGATTGGGACAGATGTTCAGTTCAAAGACTGA